Proteins encoded within one genomic window of Mesorhizobium sp. AR10:
- a CDS encoding malate--CoA ligase subunit beta, with protein sequence MDIHEYQAKELLARHGVHIPRGGLAYSPEQATYRAREIGGGKWVVKAQVHSGARGKAGGIKLCANDEEISSAAEAMLGRKLVTQQTGPRGKLISRLYLEEAVDIAQELYVGFVLDRKEERVMIVASAAGGMEIEDIVERAPDSIIRTTVDPGVGMQRFQAREIAFGLGLDQNLIGKATETILGCYQVFRDYDASMLEINPLVVTRDGNLVALDAKMSFDENALFRRPEISELRDKSQEDARETFASDRGLSYVGLDGNIGCIINGAGLAMATMDMIKIAGGEPANFLDIGGGASPERVAKSFRAVLGDKNVETILVNIFAGINRCDWVAEGVVKAIREVGVNVPLVVRLAGTKVEEGRRILADSGEAVIVADTLAEAAEKAVAAWRAATKKKAA encoded by the coding sequence ATGGACATCCACGAATATCAGGCCAAGGAACTGCTCGCCCGGCACGGGGTCCACATTCCGCGCGGTGGCCTGGCCTACAGCCCGGAACAGGCGACCTACCGCGCCCGCGAGATCGGCGGCGGCAAATGGGTCGTCAAGGCGCAGGTGCATTCCGGCGCGCGCGGCAAGGCCGGCGGCATCAAGCTGTGCGCCAATGACGAGGAGATCTCCAGCGCCGCCGAGGCCATGCTTGGCCGCAAGCTGGTGACCCAACAGACTGGGCCGCGCGGCAAGCTGATTTCGCGGCTCTACCTCGAGGAAGCCGTCGACATCGCCCAGGAGCTCTATGTCGGCTTCGTGCTCGACCGGAAGGAGGAGCGCGTGATGATCGTCGCGTCGGCCGCCGGCGGCATGGAGATCGAGGACATCGTCGAGAGGGCTCCGGATTCCATAATCCGGACCACTGTCGACCCCGGCGTCGGCATGCAGCGGTTCCAGGCGCGCGAGATCGCCTTCGGGCTCGGCCTCGACCAGAACCTCATCGGCAAGGCGACCGAAACCATCCTCGGCTGCTATCAGGTGTTCCGCGACTACGATGCCTCGATGCTGGAGATCAATCCGCTGGTGGTGACCCGCGACGGCAACCTCGTCGCGCTCGACGCCAAGATGTCGTTCGACGAGAACGCGCTGTTTCGCCGGCCGGAAATCTCCGAATTGCGCGACAAGAGCCAGGAAGACGCGCGCGAAACCTTTGCCAGCGACCGAGGCCTCTCCTATGTCGGCCTCGACGGCAATATCGGCTGCATCATCAATGGCGCCGGCCTCGCCATGGCGACGATGGACATGATCAAGATCGCCGGCGGCGAGCCGGCCAATTTCCTCGACATCGGCGGCGGCGCCTCGCCCGAGCGGGTTGCAAAATCGTTCCGCGCCGTGCTGGGCGACAAGAATGTCGAGACCATTCTCGTCAACATCTTCGCCGGCATCAACCGCTGCGACTGGGTCGCCGAGGGTGTGGTGAAGGCAATCCGAGAAGTCGGCGTCAACGTGCCCTTGGTGGTGCGGCTCGCCGGCACCAAGGTCGAGGAAGGGCGCCGCATCCTGGCCGATTCCGGCGAGGCGGTGATCGTTGCCGACACGCTCGCCGAAGCCGCCGAGAAAGCCGTCGCCGCATGGCGCGCGGCCACCAAGAAAAAAGCAGCCTGA
- the mgtE gene encoding magnesium transporter yields the protein MEGQDEQTTGASAAEDSHADIYGEDGVVLSSFLAQIGAAIADRDTLTLKREVDDLHQSELGDLLEALQPEQRRVLVELLGADFDFSSLTEVDEAIRMEIVDNLPNAQIAQAVQELDSDDAVYILEDLEKEDQDEILSQLPFTERIRLRRSLDYPEETAGRRMQTEFVAVPPFWTIGQTIDYMREDQNLPDRFSQIFVIDPSFKLVGAIDLDQILRTKRSVKVEEVMHETRHAIPATMDQEEAAREFEQYDLLSAAVVDENERLVGVLTIDDMVDVIQQEAEEDLLRMGGVGDEELSDSIFSTSRSRVPWLLINLLTAFLAASVIGLFDHTIERIVALAVLMPIVAGMGGNAGSQTMTVTVRALATKDLDIYNAGRIIRREMGVGFINGIIFAILIGIAAAAWFWDPNLGGIIAAAMIINMFVAALAGILIPLLLDRFKIDPAVASAVFVTTVTDVVGFFAFLGLATWWFAVP from the coding sequence GTGGAAGGCCAGGACGAACAGACGACCGGCGCCAGCGCCGCTGAAGACAGCCACGCCGATATCTACGGCGAGGACGGCGTCGTTCTGTCGTCATTCCTGGCCCAGATCGGCGCGGCGATCGCCGATCGCGACACGCTGACGCTGAAGCGCGAAGTCGACGACCTGCACCAGTCGGAGCTCGGCGACCTGCTCGAAGCGCTTCAACCCGAACAGCGCCGCGTGCTGGTCGAACTCTTGGGCGCCGACTTCGACTTTTCCTCGCTGACCGAGGTCGACGAGGCGATCCGCATGGAGATCGTCGACAACCTGCCCAATGCGCAGATCGCCCAGGCGGTACAGGAACTCGATTCCGACGACGCGGTTTACATTCTCGAAGACCTCGAAAAGGAGGACCAGGACGAGATCCTGTCGCAGCTGCCGTTCACCGAACGGATCAGGCTGCGCCGCTCGCTCGACTATCCCGAAGAGACCGCTGGCCGCCGCATGCAGACGGAGTTCGTCGCGGTGCCGCCGTTCTGGACGATCGGCCAGACCATCGACTACATGCGCGAGGACCAGAACCTTCCCGACCGCTTCAGCCAGATCTTCGTCATCGATCCGAGCTTCAAGCTGGTCGGCGCCATCGACCTCGACCAGATCCTGCGCACCAAGCGCTCGGTGAAGGTCGAAGAGGTCATGCATGAGACCCGGCACGCCATTCCGGCGACCATGGACCAGGAAGAGGCCGCGCGCGAATTCGAGCAGTATGACCTTTTGTCGGCCGCCGTCGTCGACGAGAACGAGCGGCTGGTCGGCGTGCTGACGATCGACGATATGGTCGACGTCATCCAGCAGGAGGCCGAAGAGGACTTGCTGCGCATGGGCGGCGTCGGCGACGAAGAGCTGTCGGACAGTATTTTCTCGACCTCGCGCTCGCGCGTTCCATGGCTGCTCATCAATCTCTTGACGGCGTTCCTGGCGGCCTCGGTGATCGGCCTGTTCGACCACACGATCGAACGGATCGTGGCGCTGGCCGTGCTGATGCCGATCGTGGCGGGCATGGGCGGCAATGCCGGCTCGCAGACCATGACCGTCACCGTGCGGGCGCTGGCGACGAAGGATCTCGACATCTACAATGCCGGCCGCATCATCCGCCGCGAGATGGGGGTGGGCTTCATCAACGGCATCATTTTCGCCATCCTCATCGGCATCGCCGCGGCGGCGTGGTTCTGGGACCCCAATCTGGGTGGGATCATCGCGGCGGCGATGATCATCAACATGTTCGTTGCGGCTCTGGCCGGCATCCTGATCCCGCTGCTGCTCGACCGGTTCAAGATCGATCCGGCCGTGGCTTCGGCGGTTTTCGTCACCACAGTCACCGACGTCGTCGGCTTCTTTGCCTTTCTGGGCCTTGCCACCTGGTGGTTCGCCGTGCCCTGA
- a CDS encoding LuxR C-terminal-related transcriptional regulator: MNIKSERTNEAIGQRRVRVVVAERNPLVVSALREMLECDGRFEFFGSVQSGKHLLDLAASPQFDVAVIGWKLADMDGADVLAEIQSRKLNVRITVFSNDHDIGILKQCVRLGAHGYCFQFDDPPIIFETILAVAHGRICIPYIDINKVNDTPLSQLTVRERELLAVLSDGWTNLQIATRTGISENTVKYHLKNLYDKLAVRNRAMAVALYSNEKRRTLSGRPTG; the protein is encoded by the coding sequence TTGAACATAAAGTCGGAGAGAACGAACGAGGCAATCGGACAGCGACGCGTTCGCGTCGTCGTCGCCGAACGCAATCCGCTCGTCGTATCGGCCCTGCGCGAAATGCTGGAATGCGACGGGCGTTTCGAGTTTTTCGGCTCCGTGCAAAGCGGCAAGCACTTGCTGGACCTGGCAGCCTCGCCGCAATTCGACGTTGCCGTCATCGGCTGGAAGCTCGCCGACATGGACGGCGCTGATGTTCTCGCCGAGATCCAGAGCCGCAAGCTCAACGTGCGCATCACGGTGTTTTCCAACGACCACGACATCGGCATCCTGAAGCAGTGCGTGCGCCTCGGGGCGCATGGCTATTGCTTCCAGTTCGACGACCCGCCGATCATCTTCGAGACGATCCTGGCAGTCGCGCACGGCCGCATCTGCATCCCTTACATCGACATCAACAAGGTCAACGACACGCCCTTGTCGCAGCTCACGGTTCGAGAGCGGGAATTGCTGGCGGTGCTTTCCGACGGCTGGACCAACCTTCAGATCGCGACGCGGACGGGGATCTCCGAGAACACGGTGAAGTACCACCTCAAGAATCTCTACGACAAGCTCGCCGTCCGCAACCGTGCGATGGCGGTGGCGCTCTATTCGAACGAGAAGCGCCGTACCCTTTCGGGTAGGCCGACCGGGTAG
- a CDS encoding MerR family transcriptional regulator, whose translation MREYYSITELTREFEVSTRTLRFYEDEGLVQPVRRGRTRLFRPSDRHLIRQIMRGKRLGFSINEIREIIQMYKEPPGEVGQLKLMIKRIEEKREDLRQKRRDLEETLAELDQAEESCVERLVELGVNT comes from the coding sequence ATGCGGGAATATTATTCGATCACCGAACTGACCCGCGAATTCGAGGTTTCGACGCGGACGCTGCGCTTCTACGAGGACGAAGGGCTGGTGCAGCCGGTGCGGCGCGGCCGTACCCGGCTGTTTCGCCCGTCTGACCGGCATCTCATCCGCCAGATCATGCGCGGCAAGAGGCTCGGCTTTTCGATCAACGAAATCCGCGAAATCATCCAGATGTACAAGGAGCCGCCCGGTGAGGTCGGTCAACTCAAGCTGATGATCAAGCGCATCGAGGAAAAGCGCGAGGATCTCAGGCAGAAGCGCCGGGACCTCGAGGAGACTTTGGCCGAACTCGACCAGGCCGAGGAATCCTGCGTCGAGCGGCTGGTGGAACTCGGCGTCAACACCTGA
- a CDS encoding HpcH/HpaI aldolase/citrate lyase family protein, with amino-acid sequence MSHTINHLRKLRLQRSELAVPGSSPEMIDKAANSAADFVFLDIEDAVAPPDKERARKNIIQALNDIDWRAKGKTVSVRINGLDTHYMYRDVVDVMEQAGDRLDTILVPKVGVPADLYMVEAMVNQIEMAKGYKTRVGLEALIETALGMANVEAIAAFPGRLEAMHFGVADYAASCKARTVNIGGLNPDYPGDQWHFALSRMTVACRAYGLRAIDGPFGDFSDPEGYVAGAKRAAALGIEGKWAIHPSQIELANNVFSPPEKEVARARRILEVLKEAEALGKGAAALDGKMIDAASERMARNVLVVNEAIERAGQGRVAAH; translated from the coding sequence ATGAGCCACACGATCAACCATCTCAGGAAGCTGCGGCTGCAGCGAAGCGAACTGGCCGTTCCAGGCTCAAGCCCGGAGATGATCGACAAGGCGGCGAACAGCGCCGCCGACTTCGTCTTTCTGGATATCGAGGACGCGGTCGCCCCGCCGGACAAGGAGCGGGCGCGCAAGAACATCATCCAGGCCCTCAACGACATCGACTGGCGCGCCAAGGGCAAGACGGTGTCGGTGCGCATCAACGGCCTCGACACGCATTACATGTATCGCGACGTCGTCGACGTGATGGAGCAGGCGGGCGACCGGCTCGACACGATCCTGGTGCCGAAGGTCGGCGTCCCGGCCGATCTCTACATGGTCGAGGCGATGGTCAACCAGATCGAGATGGCCAAGGGCTACAAGACCCGCGTCGGTCTCGAAGCGCTGATCGAGACGGCGCTCGGCATGGCCAATGTCGAGGCGATCGCTGCTTTCCCGGGACGATTGGAGGCAATGCATTTCGGCGTCGCCGACTATGCCGCAAGCTGCAAGGCGCGCACCGTCAACATTGGCGGTCTCAACCCCGACTATCCCGGCGACCAATGGCATTTTGCCTTGTCGCGGATGACCGTCGCCTGCAGGGCCTACGGCCTGCGCGCCATCGACGGACCGTTCGGTGATTTCTCCGATCCGGAGGGCTACGTCGCGGGCGCAAAGCGCGCGGCAGCGCTGGGGATCGAAGGCAAATGGGCGATCCACCCCTCGCAGATCGAGCTGGCCAACAACGTCTTCTCGCCGCCGGAAAAGGAGGTCGCCCGCGCCCGGCGCATCCTGGAAGTCCTGAAGGAAGCCGAGGCACTGGGCAAAGGCGCTGCAGCGCTAGACGGCAAGATGATCGACGCTGCGTCGGAGCGCATGGCGAGGAACGTGTTGGTGGTCAACGAGGCAATCGAACGCGCCGGTCAAGGACGCGTTGCCGCACACTGA
- a CDS encoding heparan-alpha-glucosaminide N-acetyltransferase, whose translation MSIDTPTAPVQDRPKRIIAIDVVRGIALIAMASYHFTWDLEFFGYTDPGLTAVGWWKIYARCIASTFLFLVGVSLYLAHGRQIRWPGFWRRFAMVAVAAIAISLVTRIATPNGFVFFGILHEIALASLLALLFLRLPALLTLLVAAIVIAAPFYLRSATFDHPALWWVGLSATNPRSNDYVPVFPWFGAVLAGIAATTLASTSGVLTRLAGLTPGRWANPLVFIGRHSLAFYLIHQPLLFGCIWLFSQVMPAQVETREVTFLKECQVSCEQSRDTEFCASYCVCMLDTMEGEASLDRLYSGDPSPEWKAHLSDLAGTCTAKAESTMMEGGQQ comes from the coding sequence ATGAGCATCGATACCCCGACCGCACCCGTTCAGGACCGACCCAAGCGCATCATCGCCATCGACGTGGTGCGCGGCATCGCCCTTATTGCCATGGCGAGCTACCATTTCACCTGGGATCTCGAATTCTTCGGCTACACCGATCCCGGCCTGACCGCGGTCGGCTGGTGGAAGATCTATGCGCGCTGCATCGCCTCGACCTTCCTGTTTCTCGTCGGCGTCAGCCTGTACCTCGCCCATGGCAGGCAAATCCGCTGGCCGGGCTTCTGGAGGCGCTTCGCCATGGTTGCCGTGGCGGCAATAGCCATTTCGCTCGTCACCCGGATCGCCACGCCCAACGGCTTCGTCTTCTTCGGCATATTGCATGAGATCGCACTGGCCAGCCTGCTCGCCCTGCTGTTCCTGAGGCTGCCGGCGCTGCTGACGCTTTTGGTGGCGGCTATCGTGATCGCGGCGCCATTTTATCTCAGGTCCGCAACCTTCGACCATCCCGCTCTGTGGTGGGTCGGCCTGTCGGCAACCAACCCGCGTTCCAACGACTATGTTCCTGTGTTTCCCTGGTTCGGCGCCGTACTTGCCGGCATCGCGGCAACAACGCTCGCCTCAACCTCCGGTGTGCTGACCCGGTTGGCTGGCCTCACGCCCGGCCGCTGGGCAAATCCACTGGTCTTCATTGGCCGCCACAGCCTGGCTTTCTACCTGATCCACCAGCCGCTGCTGTTCGGCTGCATCTGGCTGTTTTCGCAAGTCATGCCGGCACAGGTCGAAACCCGGGAGGTCACCTTCCTGAAAGAGTGCCAGGTATCGTGCGAGCAATCGCGCGACACGGAGTTCTGCGCCAGCTATTGTGTGTGCATGCTCGATACGATGGAGGGCGAAGCCTCGCTGGATCGGCTCTACAGCGGCGACCCAAGCCCCGAGTGGAAAGCGCATCTGTCCGATCTCGCCGGCACCTGCACCGCCAAGGCCGAGAGCACAATGATGGAGGGAGGGCAGCAATGA
- a CDS encoding MFS transporter: MSTHVRHPIWLPALRPADARTFASLYAVESFARATVSSVIPIQAYEILHNEQIVSILYTIVAMLGLSVTLFMPMLIRRFARRWVYTAGACLLAIGSLFFVTHTLAGQLAGMLCRVMGASALSITLNLYIMDHIRKTDFMQAESLRMAWSMFAWTGGPTLGIFLYTSFGIYAAHGAVAVFSMILLVLFWTYRLGDNQSIRPGKTRPANPLANIGRFVAQPRLRLAWLIAFGRSCFWTTFFVYGPLFMVITGEGKLAGGLLVSAGNALLFMAIFWGKAGKRFGGRRTMTFAYFAMSATLLAAGAVGETVPLLTGAFLLCGAFFTIALDALGSTAFMRSVRSYERSQMAAVYRTYLDFSELIPPLVYSVVLVFFGLGSVFATLGLLAAVCGFVTWRYLPKSL; this comes from the coding sequence ATGTCCACCCATGTGCGCCATCCAATCTGGCTTCCGGCCTTGCGGCCGGCGGATGCCCGCACCTTTGCCTCGCTCTATGCGGTCGAATCCTTTGCGCGTGCCACCGTGTCGAGCGTCATCCCGATCCAGGCCTACGAGATCCTGCACAACGAACAGATCGTCTCGATTCTCTACACAATCGTAGCTATGCTCGGCCTGTCGGTGACGCTGTTCATGCCGATGCTGATCCGGCGCTTTGCCCGGCGCTGGGTCTACACCGCCGGCGCCTGCCTGCTTGCCATCGGTTCGCTGTTCTTCGTCACCCACACGCTTGCCGGTCAGCTGGCGGGCATGCTTTGCCGCGTCATGGGCGCCAGCGCTTTGTCGATCACGCTCAACCTCTACATCATGGACCACATCCGCAAGACCGACTTCATGCAGGCCGAGTCGCTGCGCATGGCGTGGTCGATGTTCGCCTGGACCGGCGGGCCGACACTCGGCATTTTTCTCTACACGAGCTTCGGCATCTATGCCGCGCATGGCGCGGTTGCCGTCTTTTCCATGATCCTGCTGGTGCTGTTCTGGACCTATCGGCTCGGCGACAACCAATCGATACGTCCGGGCAAGACGCGACCGGCCAATCCGCTGGCCAATATCGGCCGTTTCGTCGCCCAGCCGCGACTGAGGCTGGCCTGGCTGATCGCCTTCGGCCGCTCCTGCTTTTGGACGACCTTTTTCGTCTACGGGCCGCTGTTCATGGTGATCACCGGCGAGGGCAAGCTTGCCGGCGGCCTGCTGGTTTCGGCGGGCAACGCGCTGTTGTTCATGGCTATCTTCTGGGGCAAGGCGGGAAAGCGGTTCGGCGGCCGGCGGACGATGACGTTCGCCTATTTCGCCATGTCGGCCACGCTTTTGGCGGCTGGCGCCGTCGGCGAAACCGTGCCGCTGCTCACCGGCGCTTTCCTGCTTTGCGGCGCCTTCTTCACCATTGCGCTGGATGCGCTGGGCTCGACCGCCTTCATGCGCTCGGTGCGATCCTATGAGAGGTCGCAGATGGCGGCGGTGTATCGCACCTATCTCGACTTTTCAGAACTCATCCCGCCGCTGGTCTATTCGGTGGTGCTGGTGTTCTTCGGCCTGGGCTCGGTTTTCGCGACGCTTGGTCTGCTGGCGGCGGTTTGCGGGTTCGTTACGTGGCGCTATCTGCCGAAGTCGCTTTGA
- a CDS encoding aminotransferase class V-fold PLP-dependent enzyme has protein sequence MAGFTHLFIPGPTNIPEQVRQAMNLPMEDMRAGTFPDFTLPLFEDIKKVFKNETGRVFIYPSSGTGAWEAAMTNVLSPGDRVLMSRFGQFSHLWVDMAERLGFEVDVIDCEWGTGVPLELYAERLKADKAHRIKAVFCTQNETATGVTSDVAGCRAVLDEANHPALLFVDGVSSIGSINFRQEEWGVDCVVSGSQKGFMLPAGLGFLSVSKKALVASRLATHRRCFFSFEDMIRANDAGYFPYTPATQLLRGLRASLDLIAEEGLETIFARHHRLAEGVRKAVDAWGLKLCAKAPKWHSDTVSAILVPEGIDSGEVVKNAYQKYQTSLGGGLNKVFGKVFRIGHLGWLNEVMVLASLSAAEMALLDCGVKLAPGSGVGAAIAHFRRSQQPAIAEAA, from the coding sequence ATGGCTGGGTTCACCCATCTTTTCATTCCGGGGCCTACCAACATCCCCGAACAGGTCCGGCAGGCGATGAACCTTCCGATGGAGGACATGCGCGCGGGGACGTTCCCTGATTTCACCCTGCCGCTGTTCGAGGACATCAAAAAAGTCTTCAAGAACGAAACCGGCCGCGTCTTCATCTACCCGTCATCAGGCACCGGCGCCTGGGAAGCGGCGATGACCAACGTGCTCAGCCCCGGCGATCGCGTGCTGATGTCGCGCTTTGGCCAGTTCTCGCATCTGTGGGTCGACATGGCCGAACGTCTCGGCTTCGAGGTCGACGTCATCGACTGCGAGTGGGGAACCGGTGTCCCGCTCGAGCTCTACGCGGAAAGGCTCAAGGCGGACAAGGCGCACCGCATCAAGGCGGTCTTCTGCACGCAGAACGAGACTGCGACCGGCGTCACCAGCGACGTCGCCGGCTGTCGCGCCGTACTCGACGAAGCAAACCACCCTGCCCTGCTCTTCGTCGACGGCGTGTCGTCGATCGGCTCGATCAATTTCCGGCAGGAGGAATGGGGCGTCGACTGCGTCGTCAGCGGCTCGCAGAAGGGTTTCATGCTGCCTGCCGGCCTCGGCTTCCTGTCGGTCAGCAAGAAGGCCCTGGTCGCCTCGAGGCTTGCCACCCACCGGCGCTGCTTCTTCTCGTTCGAGGACATGATCCGTGCCAATGACGCCGGCTATTTTCCTTACACGCCGGCGACGCAGTTGCTGCGCGGCCTGCGCGCCTCGCTCGACTTGATCGCGGAGGAAGGGCTCGAGACCATCTTCGCTCGCCATCATCGCCTGGCCGAAGGCGTGCGCAAGGCGGTCGACGCCTGGGGGCTGAAGCTTTGCGCAAAAGCGCCGAAATGGCACTCCGACACGGTCAGCGCCATCCTCGTGCCGGAGGGGATCGACAGCGGCGAGGTCGTCAAAAACGCCTACCAGAAGTACCAGACCTCGCTCGGCGGCGGCCTCAACAAGGTGTTCGGCAAGGTTTTCCGCATCGGCCATCTCGGCTGGCTGAACGAGGTGATGGTCCTGGCCTCGCTGTCGGCGGCGGAAATGGCGCTGCTCGACTGTGGCGTCAAGCTGGCGCCGGGTTCCGGCGTCGGTGCGGCGATCGCACATTTCCGCCGGTCGCAGCAGCCCGCCATCGCCGAAGCCGCCTGA
- a CDS encoding 2-hydroxyacid dehydrogenase: MKPRLIVTRKWPTAVEAILAERFDTTLNASDTPLSPAAMTSAFAHFDAILATVSDRLPVAVFPESAARTRIIANFGVGFSHIDVAAARDRDIVVTNTPGVLTDCTADLALSLLLAVARRTGEGERQLRAGEWRGWSPTHMAGAKVSGKTLGIVGMGRIGKATARRAHFGFGMKIVFFNRSPVDDDETRAMGAVQMPALEDVLAASDFVSLHCPGGAENRHLIDARSLRLMKGCAFLINTARGDVVDQDALIGALERREIAGAGLDVFADEPAVPEALKKLENVVLLPHLGSATEETRVAMGMKVVENLTAFFDGQPVPDRVA, translated from the coding sequence ATGAAACCGCGTTTGATTGTCACCCGCAAATGGCCCACCGCCGTTGAAGCGATCCTCGCCGAGCGCTTCGACACGACGCTCAACGCCAGCGATACGCCGCTGAGCCCTGCCGCAATGACATCGGCATTCGCGCATTTTGACGCGATCCTGGCAACGGTCAGCGACCGCTTGCCTGTTGCGGTGTTTCCCGAGAGCGCCGCCCGCACCCGGATAATCGCCAATTTCGGCGTCGGCTTCAGCCATATCGATGTCGCGGCGGCCCGTGACCGCGACATCGTGGTGACCAACACCCCGGGCGTGCTGACCGATTGCACCGCCGACCTCGCCCTCAGCCTGCTGTTGGCTGTCGCGCGCCGGACCGGTGAGGGCGAGCGGCAGCTGCGGGCCGGAGAGTGGCGTGGCTGGTCGCCGACCCACATGGCCGGCGCGAAGGTGTCGGGCAAGACCTTGGGTATTGTCGGCATGGGGCGCATCGGCAAGGCGACAGCCAGGCGCGCGCATTTCGGCTTCGGTATGAAGATCGTGTTCTTCAATCGCTCGCCGGTCGATGATGACGAGACGCGCGCCATGGGCGCGGTGCAGATGCCGGCCTTGGAAGATGTGCTCGCAGCATCTGATTTCGTGTCGCTGCACTGTCCGGGCGGCGCGGAAAACCGCCATCTCATCGATGCTCGAAGCCTGCGGTTGATGAAGGGCTGTGCGTTCCTGATCAACACGGCGCGCGGCGATGTGGTCGACCAAGATGCCCTGATCGGTGCGCTGGAAAGGCGCGAGATCGCGGGGGCGGGTCTCGACGTCTTTGCCGACGAGCCGGCCGTTCCGGAGGCGTTGAAGAAATTGGAGAACGTCGTGCTGTTGCCACATCTCGGCAGTGCGACAGAGGAAACGCGGGTGGCAATGGGCATGAAGGTGGTGGAGAACCTGACAGCTTTCTTCGACGGTCAACCGGTCCCCGATCGGGTCGCCTGA
- the sucD gene encoding succinate--CoA ligase subunit alpha — MAILLNRSTRVIVQGFTGKIGSFHAEDMKRYGTKLVGGVTPGKGGQTHLGLPIFNTVKGAVRETRAEASIVFVPPPFAADSIMEAADAGIKLCVCITDGIPSQDMMQVKRYMRRYRFEDRMRLIGPNCAGMITPGQALMGIMPGSIYLPGRVGIVGRSGTLGYEAASQMKALGIGVSTSVGIGGDPINGSSFKDILKLFEQDDDTDAVVMIGEIGGPQEAEAAIWARDNMRKPLIAYIAGLSAPKGRRMGHAGAIISAFGESAQEKVEILKEAGVVIVPTPSSFGEVVADTLAQTKKAA, encoded by the coding sequence ATGGCAATCCTGCTCAACCGAAGCACACGAGTCATCGTCCAGGGTTTTACCGGCAAGATCGGTAGCTTCCATGCCGAGGACATGAAGCGCTATGGCACCAAGCTGGTCGGCGGCGTGACGCCCGGCAAGGGCGGACAGACGCATCTCGGCCTGCCGATCTTCAACACGGTCAAGGGCGCGGTGCGCGAGACCCGTGCCGAGGCCAGCATCGTGTTCGTGCCGCCGCCCTTTGCCGCCGATTCCATCATGGAGGCAGCGGATGCCGGCATCAAGCTCTGCGTCTGCATCACCGACGGCATCCCCTCGCAGGACATGATGCAGGTCAAGCGCTACATGCGCCGCTACCGCTTCGAGGATCGCATGCGGTTGATCGGGCCGAACTGCGCCGGCATGATCACGCCTGGACAAGCGCTGATGGGCATCATGCCCGGCAGCATCTATCTTCCAGGCAGGGTCGGCATCGTCGGCCGCTCGGGCACGCTCGGCTATGAGGCCGCCTCGCAGATGAAGGCGCTCGGCATCGGCGTCTCGACCAGCGTCGGCATCGGCGGCGATCCAATCAACGGCTCGTCCTTCAAGGACATTCTGAAGCTTTTCGAACAGGACGACGACACCGACGCCGTGGTCATGATCGGCGAGATCGGCGGACCGCAGGAAGCCGAAGCCGCTATCTGGGCGCGCGACAACATGCGCAAGCCGCTGATCGCCTACATTGCCGGGCTCTCCGCGCCAAAAGGCCGGCGCATGGGCCATGCCGGCGCGATCATCTCGGCCTTTGGCGAGTCGGCGCAGGAAAAGGTCGAAATCCTCAAGGAAGCCGGCGTCGTCATCGTGCCGACGCCGTCGTCCTTCGGCGAAGTCGTGGCCGACACGCTGGCGCAGACGAAGAAGGCGGCGTGA
- a CDS encoding methyltransferase family protein produces the protein MTVSQPKPGLIPWPPLIYIAAIAISIALGLLYPLPWIGNLLGDILFAAGWVALFGVAALWFTAIRTMIRARTTMNPNAVPDHLVTSGPFGITRNPMYLANTLLLIGVALVSGIAWFLPLALIAAFATQKVAIEGEEKVLAAKFGKKYRDYAKRVRRWI, from the coding sequence ATGACCGTCAGTCAGCCGAAACCGGGGCTAATACCTTGGCCGCCGCTGATCTATATCGCGGCCATCGCCATCAGCATCGCGCTCGGCCTTCTCTATCCGCTGCCATGGATCGGCAACCTTCTGGGCGACATCCTCTTCGCCGCCGGCTGGGTGGCATTGTTCGGCGTCGCCGCGCTCTGGTTCACAGCGATCCGCACCATGATCCGGGCCAGGACGACGATGAATCCGAACGCCGTGCCGGACCACCTGGTCACGTCAGGCCCTTTCGGCATCACCCGCAATCCGATGTATCTGGCCAACACACTGCTGTTGATCGGCGTGGCCCTCGTTTCGGGCATCGCCTGGTTTCTGCCGCTCGCCTTGATCGCAGCCTTTGCCACGCAGAAGGTCGCGATCGAGGGCGAGGAAAAGGTGCTGGCGGCGAAGTTCGGCAAGAAATACCGGGACTATGCGAAAAGGGTGCGGCGCTGGATCTGA